A window of the Sandaracinaceae bacterium genome harbors these coding sequences:
- a CDS encoding sel1 repeat family protein, translating into MTALPAAGAAQQTGTRSASSCMQCASESRDPRCCRTAPAAERRSTSRAGGNRLGRLRATCERQRDATDACAEYATALFEQRGNPSASSLAVVERACGTHHIGAVCTILGVNAIAGLAGAQPSWPESARYFGLACDEHDWEGCSALASLLEEGGPGLPRDTSRAVDLRARACAGGFGGACHDLALMYLNGIGVRTDNDRAREYFSHGCGRDYGDSCFAMAIFARSGGASLTSAEVGRFARQGCAHRSADACEMVLERGVQAEVRAALTQLRAGCNADQASACAVLAGHLATQPRERRAFANFAARGCALGAPDACLLHAGAMLRGEGRQRDPSGAVELLDTHCTAGLAGACLELGRALLGVAGVRADERRAQRAFRAACEGGLEDGCRASRALEPTTDLERREFPQACGQAAGQTDYGTLTAGQQVTLGRHRPYAGSDNWSPEMDAYVGRVARVVELPGRDLAGCPVVRVDVDGQRFAWRIRDLSSRAAAAVDPRASAADRFSLTASETRRGVGGGPVSVRYLGASCVGYVNTAPSHTMTLTAAGEVRLVAQSTGDTTIAVLTPDGRWLCNDDFDGLNAGVQEHLVAGRYQIWVGAYQRDANPAYSLVATRTQEAYARGPQECGQEEASANFGSVRRGARVVLRAHRAVDSDPNWAPSMDRFVGQSTTVTDVQGVDNQGCPVVRVAADAGEFNWRVRDLEVVSAAAAYGWQDCGQIESAMEFGPMSAGARVRLGRHRPVGGDDNWAPDMDAFVGRPAQVVRQGTIDNAGCPVVRVDVDGQRFAWRIRDVALTQGAPTVSPTAASWRMCGQSRDSIDHGPLRVGSVVTLRRHTPIDGDANWAEDMDAFVGRRTRVTAIRTLDDAGCAMVEVEADAGQFVWRIRDLDVDGADSAPTPPPAPTTAPSPVPSWRMCGQSRGSVDHGPLRVGSTVTLRRHTPVNGDVNWVAAMDAFVGRQTRVSELRTVDDAGCAMVKVEADGGQFVWRIRDMDVEGAAGVPTATTDTRVMRYVSGQTETLVVQARGEVSLAGIGPSCVGFSPDLAHIEMEVAGDAGTVRFAATSGTNLVMVVRLPDGSFRCNDDFAGTNPAVDVRATSGVYRVWVGTFSQGASAQANVTISPVAGSI; encoded by the coding sequence GTGACCGCGCTCCCCGCCGCGGGCGCCGCCCAGCAGACCGGCACGCGCAGCGCTTCCTCCTGCATGCAGTGCGCCTCTGAGTCCCGCGACCCGCGCTGTTGCCGGACCGCGCCCGCGGCGGAACGTCGCAGCACGAGCCGCGCTGGCGGCAACCGCCTCGGCCGCCTGCGCGCGACCTGCGAGCGCCAGCGGGACGCCACCGACGCCTGCGCCGAGTACGCGACGGCCCTCTTCGAGCAGCGGGGCAACCCCTCGGCGTCCTCGCTGGCCGTCGTCGAGCGCGCCTGCGGCACGCACCACATTGGCGCGGTGTGCACGATCCTCGGAGTGAACGCGATCGCGGGCCTGGCGGGCGCCCAGCCCTCGTGGCCCGAGAGCGCGCGATACTTCGGCTTGGCGTGTGACGAACATGACTGGGAGGGGTGCTCCGCTCTCGCGAGCCTGCTCGAAGAGGGTGGGCCTGGGCTGCCTCGCGACACGTCGCGAGCCGTCGATCTGCGCGCGCGAGCATGCGCCGGTGGGTTCGGCGGCGCGTGTCACGACCTCGCGCTCATGTACCTGAACGGCATAGGCGTCCGGACCGACAACGACCGCGCCCGTGAGTACTTCAGCCACGGCTGCGGGCGCGACTACGGAGACTCCTGCTTTGCCATGGCGATCTTCGCGCGGAGCGGCGGGGCGTCGCTGACCTCTGCCGAGGTGGGGCGTTTCGCTCGACAGGGTTGTGCGCACAGAAGCGCGGACGCCTGCGAGATGGTGCTTGAGCGCGGCGTTCAGGCCGAAGTTCGCGCGGCCTTGACTCAGCTGCGGGCGGGCTGCAACGCGGACCAGGCGTCGGCCTGCGCGGTGCTCGCCGGCCACCTCGCGACGCAACCCCGGGAGCGTCGGGCCTTCGCCAACTTCGCCGCGCGCGGGTGTGCGCTCGGCGCCCCGGACGCCTGTCTGCTCCACGCCGGCGCGATGCTGCGAGGCGAAGGCCGACAGCGCGACCCCTCCGGAGCGGTCGAGCTGCTTGACACGCACTGCACCGCCGGGCTCGCGGGGGCCTGCCTAGAGCTCGGCCGCGCGCTGCTCGGGGTCGCTGGCGTACGCGCCGACGAGCGCCGCGCGCAGCGCGCCTTCAGGGCCGCGTGTGAGGGCGGCTTGGAAGACGGCTGCCGCGCCAGCCGCGCCCTCGAGCCGACCACGGACCTCGAGCGGCGCGAGTTCCCGCAGGCCTGCGGCCAGGCGGCCGGACAAACCGACTACGGCACGCTCACCGCCGGGCAGCAGGTCACGCTCGGGCGCCACCGCCCCTACGCCGGGTCCGACAACTGGTCCCCCGAGATGGACGCCTACGTTGGGCGCGTCGCGCGCGTCGTCGAGCTGCCGGGGCGCGACCTGGCCGGATGCCCCGTTGTCCGCGTGGACGTCGACGGACAGCGCTTCGCGTGGCGCATCCGCGACCTGTCGTCGCGCGCGGCGGCCGCCGTCGACCCGCGCGCGTCGGCCGCGGACCGCTTCTCGCTGACCGCCTCCGAGACGCGGCGCGGCGTGGGTGGCGGCCCCGTGTCGGTTCGCTACCTAGGGGCCTCCTGCGTGGGCTACGTCAACACCGCGCCGTCGCACACCATGACGCTCACCGCGGCTGGCGAGGTGCGCTTGGTCGCCCAATCCACCGGCGATACTACCATAGCCGTTCTGACGCCCGATGGGCGCTGGCTCTGCAACGACGACTTCGACGGCCTCAACGCCGGGGTGCAGGAACACCTCGTAGCGGGGAGGTACCAAATCTGGGTGGGGGCCTATCAGCGCGACGCGAACCCCGCGTACTCGCTCGTAGCCACGCGCACCCAAGAGGCCTACGCGCGAGGTCCCCAGGAGTGCGGACAGGAAGAGGCCAGCGCCAATTTCGGCAGCGTTCGGCGAGGGGCGCGCGTGGTGCTGCGCGCTCACCGCGCGGTCGACTCTGACCCCAACTGGGCGCCCTCGATGGACCGCTTCGTGGGCCAGTCCACCACGGTAACGGACGTGCAAGGAGTCGACAACCAGGGCTGCCCCGTCGTCCGAGTCGCCGCCGACGCCGGCGAGTTCAACTGGCGCGTGCGCGACCTGGAGGTGGTCTCCGCCGCCGCCGCGTACGGCTGGCAGGACTGCGGCCAGATCGAGAGCGCCATGGAGTTCGGACCCATGAGCGCCGGCGCCCGCGTGCGCCTCGGTCGCCACCGACCCGTGGGGGGCGACGACAACTGGGCTCCCGACATGGACGCCTTCGTGGGGCGCCCGGCCCAGGTCGTGCGCCAAGGGACCATCGACAACGCCGGATGCCCCGTTGTCCGCGTGGACGTCGACGGGCAGCGCTTCGCGTGGCGCATCCGCGACGTAGCGCTGACGCAGGGGGCGCCGACCGTGAGCCCCACCGCGGCGTCGTGGCGCATGTGCGGCCAGTCGCGCGACAGCATCGACCACGGACCCTTGCGCGTGGGAAGCGTCGTCACGCTGCGCCGCCACACACCCATCGACGGAGACGCCAACTGGGCCGAAGACATGGACGCCTTCGTCGGCCGCCGGACGCGCGTAACCGCGATCCGCACGTTGGATGACGCGGGCTGTGCGATGGTGGAGGTCGAGGCCGATGCGGGTCAGTTCGTCTGGCGTATCCGCGACCTGGACGTCGACGGTGCCGACAGTGCGCCCACGCCGCCCCCCGCTCCCACGACCGCCCCCTCCCCGGTCCCGTCGTGGCGCATGTGCGGTCAGTCGCGCGGCAGCGTCGACCACGGCCCGCTGCGCGTCGGGAGCACCGTCACGCTGCGCCGCCACACGCCGGTCAACGGAGACGTCAACTGGGTGGCCGCCATGGACGCGTTCGTCGGGCGGCAGACGCGCGTTTCGGAGCTCCGCACCGTGGATGACGCTGGCTGCGCCATGGTCAAGGTCGAGGCCGACGGGGGTCAGTTCGTCTGGCGCATCCGCGACATGGACGTGGAGGGCGCCGCCGGCGTCCCCACCGCGACCACGGACACGCGAGTCATGCGCTACGTCTCCGGGCAGACCGAGACGCTCGTCGTGCAGGCGCGCGGCGAGGTCTCGCTAGCGGGTATCGGCCCGTCCTGCGTCGGCTTCTCGCCGGACCTGGCGCACATCGAGATGGAGGTCGCGGGAGACGCTGGCACCGTGCGCTTCGCGGCGACCTCCGGGACCAACCTGGTCATGGTCGTGCGGCTACCGGACGGCTCCTTTCGCTGCAACGACGACTTCGCGGGCACCAACCCGGCCGTCGACGTGCGGGCGACGTCGGGCGTCTACCGTGTGTGGGTCGGCACGTTCAGCCAAGGCGCGAGCGCCCAGGCCAACGTGACGATCAGTCCGGTGGCTGGTTCCATCTGA
- a CDS encoding tetratricopeptide repeat protein → MHRTRGVRPAIVLWVLTGIAVPVAWGCSSGGSTQSVHTRLSDDVDFEEDGDASHPASEHVRAGEAKLVVGDLEGALADFRAAIAEDADDARAHLDLGLVLELSEAYEEAERAYRRALTIDEDFPEALNNLGLLLLNTERAAEATTLLRRAVALRPRYAEATLNLGLALEAQGDATGALDAYRRAARLSPDDAYPRVSLGLLLATQGDTTAAQTELNRARSLAQGDAATLLEIGSALRQLGDFTGAQQALRDAITANDDRQTPALAAELALAQLGGGDTGGARRTVEQALTGAPNDPTLHMLLGRIATEQGDVPTARRALTRMLQLDPNGPAADSARAWLAAHPG, encoded by the coding sequence ATGCATCGAACGAGAGGGGTGCGCCCGGCCATCGTGCTGTGGGTGCTGACGGGGATCGCGGTGCCAGTCGCGTGGGGCTGCAGCAGCGGAGGCTCGACGCAGAGCGTCCACACACGGCTCAGCGACGACGTCGACTTCGAGGAGGACGGCGACGCCAGCCACCCGGCCAGCGAGCACGTGCGGGCGGGGGAGGCCAAGCTCGTGGTCGGCGACCTCGAGGGCGCGCTCGCAGACTTCCGCGCCGCCATCGCAGAGGACGCCGACGACGCGCGGGCCCACCTGGACCTGGGCCTCGTGCTGGAGCTGAGCGAAGCGTACGAGGAGGCCGAGCGGGCCTATCGCCGCGCCCTCACCATCGACGAGGACTTCCCCGAGGCGCTCAACAACCTGGGGCTGCTGCTGCTGAACACCGAGCGCGCCGCCGAGGCCACCACCTTGCTGCGCCGCGCCGTCGCGCTGCGTCCGCGCTACGCGGAGGCCACGCTCAACCTGGGGCTCGCGCTCGAGGCGCAGGGGGACGCCACCGGCGCGCTGGACGCCTACCGCCGCGCCGCGCGTCTCTCGCCCGACGACGCCTACCCACGCGTGAGCCTGGGCCTCTTGCTGGCCACGCAGGGCGACACCACCGCCGCGCAGACGGAGCTCAACCGCGCCCGCTCGCTGGCCCAGGGCGACGCGGCCACGCTGCTGGAGATCGGCTCCGCCCTGCGTCAGCTGGGAGACTTCACGGGCGCCCAGCAGGCGCTGCGCGACGCCATCACGGCCAACGACGACCGTCAGACCCCAGCCCTGGCCGCCGAGCTGGCCCTGGCGCAGCTGGGCGGGGGTGACACGGGGGGTGCGCGGCGCACGGTGGAGCAGGCGCTCACGGGCGCGCCCAACGACCCGACGCTGCACATGCTGCTCGGTCGGATCGCGACGGAGCAAGGCGACGTGCCGACGGCGCGCAGGGCGCTCACCCGCATGCTGCAGTTGGACCCGAATGGTCCTGCAGCAGACAGCGCCCGGGCGTGGCTGGCGGCCCACCCGGGCTGA
- the glnD gene encoding [protein-PII] uridylyltransferase, producing the protein MRDVTSSPTMDLGRFAPTLGPTCGGYLKSYRARFEEAVRQGTPGVAGACQHARAIDGLLNALYCAADAAARLEAKPVGRLALVAVGGYGRLTLGLHSDVDVLFLCDDPSEPYVRRVSEGLLYPLWDLGVDIGHAVRGVDETIRLALEDIRTSTTLLDLRCVAGDRHIVDELHKRGQEEVFESNLDRFLDALTEDTESRHRRFGDSLFLLEPEVKQGRGGLRDLDVAEWTIRARHGVRDVSEYVTCGALVEREVERLEAAREMLWRTRNLLHLRAGRQQDRLTFADQEEIAEQLGFVDGISLAVEQFMQAYYRHARVVAQTTERMLDRARAVRESSHPRGIRVFGDGTVQVGGRVDLERPESLKDDPALALRLYRRALRHQLTPHPQTRDVIARSAANKTWRERLRRSEEATQLFVEIIKDVGDAPFRGGALTELHEVGLITAMVPEFGPLVGRVMHDAYHVYTVDIHSILAAEKFRSLIRGDHTEMGMASRLAAVAPRRLPIFLALLLHHLGRAYGRGQQARGAQMAHDVARRFGLSEADAERVGFLIREHWNFYRMATQRDVHDRATLAEVAKSIASHEALSDLYVMTVCVLGTINTTAMTTWKSRMLEELYVALMYYFEEGHDPRQRVADIRDEVRRAFGEATSAQVAALDAFVQQMPERYMLANNVESIVAHARFAIAHEADDVAVRLGPGPEDDAFELVVMTDDRPGLLADVAAVLAAHRLGVIGAEVYARDTGTAVRAFDTFLVRRAAGTGAIPADAAARLTHDIRERLANRVSAKELISRPPKPPQWATRQVPDAPTEVSVDNEVSSTCTVVDVFTRDRPGLLSVIARVFADRELNIVLSKVNTEGERVADVFYVQRPDGSKVSEREDVIALRDALRNRVAAFHAEQGEKRA; encoded by the coding sequence GTGCGCGACGTAACGTCCTCCCCCACCATGGATCTCGGCCGCTTCGCCCCCACACTCGGCCCGACCTGCGGAGGGTACCTGAAGTCGTACCGTGCCCGCTTCGAGGAGGCCGTCCGTCAGGGCACGCCCGGGGTGGCCGGCGCCTGCCAGCACGCGCGCGCCATCGACGGCCTGCTGAACGCGCTCTACTGCGCCGCCGACGCGGCCGCGCGGCTCGAGGCCAAGCCCGTCGGCCGCCTCGCGCTGGTGGCGGTCGGTGGATACGGCCGCCTCACGCTGGGCCTCCACAGCGACGTGGACGTGCTCTTCTTGTGCGACGACCCGTCCGAGCCCTACGTGCGGCGCGTGTCCGAGGGCCTGCTGTACCCCCTGTGGGACCTGGGCGTGGACATCGGGCACGCCGTGCGCGGCGTGGACGAGACCATCCGCCTCGCCCTCGAAGACATCCGCACCAGCACCACCCTGCTGGACCTGCGCTGCGTGGCGGGTGACCGGCACATCGTCGACGAGCTCCACAAGCGCGGGCAGGAGGAGGTCTTCGAGTCCAACCTGGACCGCTTCCTGGACGCCCTCACGGAGGACACCGAGTCGCGTCACCGTCGCTTCGGTGACTCGCTGTTCCTGCTGGAGCCCGAGGTGAAGCAGGGGCGCGGCGGGCTGCGCGATCTGGACGTGGCCGAGTGGACCATCCGCGCCCGTCACGGCGTGCGCGACGTCTCCGAGTACGTGACCTGCGGCGCGCTGGTGGAGCGCGAGGTGGAGCGCCTGGAGGCCGCGCGCGAGATGCTCTGGCGCACCCGCAACCTGCTGCACCTGCGCGCCGGCCGGCAGCAGGACCGCCTCACCTTCGCGGACCAAGAAGAGATCGCCGAGCAGCTGGGCTTCGTGGACGGCATCTCCCTGGCCGTCGAGCAGTTCATGCAGGCCTACTACCGCCACGCGCGCGTGGTGGCCCAGACCACCGAACGCATGCTGGACCGCGCCCGAGCGGTGCGCGAGAGCTCGCACCCGCGCGGCATCCGCGTGTTCGGCGACGGAACCGTGCAGGTGGGCGGGCGCGTGGATCTCGAGCGCCCCGAGTCGCTCAAGGACGACCCGGCGCTCGCGCTGCGCCTGTACCGCCGCGCGCTGCGCCACCAGCTCACGCCGCACCCGCAGACGCGCGACGTCATCGCCCGCTCCGCCGCGAACAAGACCTGGCGCGAGCGCTTGCGCCGCTCCGAGGAGGCCACCCAGCTCTTCGTCGAGATCATCAAGGACGTGGGCGACGCGCCCTTCCGCGGCGGCGCGCTGACCGAGCTGCACGAGGTGGGCCTCATTACGGCCATGGTCCCCGAGTTCGGGCCCCTGGTGGGGCGCGTCATGCACGACGCCTACCACGTGTACACGGTGGACATCCACTCCATCCTGGCCGCCGAGAAGTTCCGTTCGCTCATCCGCGGCGACCACACGGAGATGGGCATGGCCTCGCGCCTGGCCGCCGTCGCACCACGCCGCCTGCCCATCTTCCTGGCCTTGCTGCTGCACCACCTGGGCCGCGCGTACGGCCGCGGGCAGCAGGCGCGTGGTGCGCAGATGGCGCACGACGTGGCGCGCCGCTTTGGGCTGAGCGAGGCCGACGCCGAGCGCGTGGGCTTCCTCATCCGCGAACACTGGAACTTCTACCGCATGGCCACGCAGCGGGACGTGCACGACCGGGCCACGCTGGCCGAGGTGGCCAAGTCCATCGCCAGCCACGAGGCCCTCAGCGACCTCTACGTCATGACCGTCTGCGTGCTGGGCACCATCAACACGACGGCCATGACGACCTGGAAGTCGCGCATGCTCGAGGAGCTGTACGTCGCGCTGATGTACTACTTCGAAGAGGGGCACGACCCACGGCAGCGCGTTGCCGACATCCGCGACGAGGTGCGGCGTGCGTTCGGCGAGGCAACCTCTGCCCAGGTGGCGGCCCTCGACGCCTTCGTCCAGCAGATGCCCGAGCGCTACATGCTCGCCAACAACGTCGAGAGCATCGTGGCGCACGCGCGCTTCGCCATCGCGCACGAGGCGGACGACGTGGCCGTGCGTCTGGGTCCCGGCCCCGAGGACGATGCGTTCGAGTTGGTGGTCATGACCGACGACCGCCCCGGCCTGTTGGCCGATGTGGCGGCGGTGCTGGCGGCCCACCGACTGGGTGTCATCGGCGCCGAGGTCTACGCGCGCGACACGGGCACGGCCGTGCGGGCCTTCGACACGTTCTTGGTGCGACGCGCCGCGGGGACGGGGGCGATCCCGGCCGACGCCGCGGCGCGGCTCACGCACGACATCCGCGAGCGCCTGGCCAACCGCGTCAGCGCCAAAGAGCTCATCTCGCGCCCGCCCAAGCCGCCGCAGTGGGCCACGCGCCAGGTGCCCGACGCGCCCACCGAGGTCTCGGTGGACAATGAGGTCTCGTCCACCTGTACCGTGGTGGACGTGTTCACCCGCGACCGGCCGGGCCTGTTGTCCGTCATCGCGCGCGTGTTCGCGGACCGCGAGCTGAACATCGTGCTGTCCAAGGTGAACACCGAAGGCGAGCGTGTGGCCGACGTCTTCTACGTGCAGCGGCCCGACGGCAGCAAGGTCAGCGAGCGCGAGGACGTCATCGCCCTGCGCGACGCGCTGCGCAACCGCGTGGCGGCGTTTCACGCCGAGCAGGGAGAGAAGCGCGCGTGA
- the rplC gene encoding 50S ribosomal protein L3, whose translation MNTNFGLIGKKLGNTQIFQEDGEVARVTAIQTGPCVVVGKRTQAKDGYSALQIGFGTKRKKLVKKPQLAVYEKLGVEPPSVVREFRVPADVADKYEVGQTLKPSDVFSEGQFIDVSGTSKGRGFAGVMKRHNFSGAGTVGHGTHEYKRHGGSIGMNMTPGHTLKGQRMAGQYGNKTISMLNLKVAKVMDEEGILLVEGGVPGARNGIVTVRGAVKKNPQPRG comes from the coding sequence ATGAACACGAACTTTGGTCTCATCGGCAAGAAGCTTGGAAACACCCAGATTTTCCAAGAGGACGGCGAAGTCGCCCGCGTCACCGCCATCCAGACCGGCCCCTGCGTGGTGGTCGGCAAGCGCACCCAGGCCAAGGACGGCTACAGCGCGCTGCAGATTGGCTTCGGCACCAAGCGCAAGAAGCTGGTGAAGAAGCCGCAGCTCGCCGTGTACGAGAAGCTGGGCGTCGAGCCCCCCTCGGTCGTGCGTGAGTTCCGCGTCCCGGCCGACGTGGCGGACAAGTACGAGGTCGGCCAGACGCTCAAGCCGTCCGACGTGTTCTCCGAGGGTCAGTTCATCGACGTGTCCGGCACCAGCAAGGGCCGCGGCTTCGCCGGTGTCATGAAGCGCCACAACTTCTCGGGCGCCGGCACCGTGGGTCACGGTACCCACGAGTACAAGCGTCATGGTGGCTCCATCGGCATGAACATGACCCCGGGCCACACGCTCAAGGGTCAGCGCATGGCCGGTCAGTACGGCAACAAGACCATCAGCATGCTCAACCTGAAGGTCGCCAAGGTCATGGACGAAGAGGGCATCCTCCTCGTCGAGGGTGGCGTCCCCGGTGCCCGCAACGGCATCGTCACGGTCCGCGGCGCGGTGAAGAAGAACCCGCAGCCGCGCGGCTGA
- a CDS encoding protein kinase, with protein MTQGMTPHPALQAALPQPGATIAGRYIVEREIGRGGMGAVFVARHNVTGRRVAIKWLLPGFADGEQAVARFLREAQLAASVDHENVVDIYDVGRDESGFYLVMEFLKGRSLADRLAEGPMSVRELVDVMRGVCAGLAAAHLTGVIHRDLKPENIFLAEARNQQGGVVPKLVDFGVSKTLVTGESYVRLTGTNVAMGTPYYMSPEQIRSAADVGIEADIYSLGVIAYEALAGVLPFVGDSVAAIILKVGMEKEAPIQTHCPDLPAHVANAVHRALSKDAQQRFPSAGAFYAALAEGFDVVSYQSFPHPAQPHTASQTRAVIGGAGVGLLALAVVLGGGFMSWSQRDVSAHIDGRGGSGPGGGAPAHGTPGTPQPGVEGAGGTQHRASLSLADAVRPIAAPPRCRDGQVLIPGTGTEAAGSGPFCLDRTEVSIAAFREANNCASTGSCAALPTEAGCTSDEGLDLASGVPVLDRPVSCVPYNAAVAYCARLGESCRLPSAAEWERVASAAGPTAAFRVFAVNAPADSANTFGLLHTQDNLREWVAGDEQRDGLRPIRGDGWFRREADPRFESTLADAARPASDVGFRCACGVPMGDEG; from the coding sequence ATGACTCAGGGAATGACCCCCCACCCAGCCCTCCAGGCCGCCCTGCCCCAGCCTGGCGCTACAATCGCCGGTAGATACATCGTCGAGCGCGAGATCGGCCGCGGCGGAATGGGCGCAGTTTTCGTCGCCCGGCACAACGTCACGGGGCGCAGGGTCGCCATCAAGTGGCTGCTCCCGGGCTTCGCCGACGGTGAGCAGGCGGTGGCCCGCTTTCTGCGCGAGGCGCAGCTGGCCGCCTCAGTGGATCACGAGAACGTCGTGGATATCTACGACGTCGGCCGGGACGAGAGCGGCTTCTATCTGGTGATGGAGTTCTTGAAAGGGCGCTCGCTCGCCGACCGCCTAGCCGAGGGCCCGATGTCTGTGCGCGAGCTCGTGGACGTGATGCGCGGCGTGTGCGCGGGGCTCGCGGCGGCGCACCTGACGGGCGTGATCCATCGAGACCTCAAGCCGGAGAACATCTTCCTGGCGGAGGCCCGAAACCAGCAGGGTGGTGTGGTCCCGAAGCTGGTCGACTTCGGCGTGTCCAAGACGCTGGTCACGGGCGAGAGTTACGTGCGGCTGACCGGCACGAACGTCGCGATGGGCACTCCCTACTACATGTCCCCCGAGCAGATCCGGTCCGCGGCGGACGTCGGCATCGAGGCCGACATCTACTCCCTTGGGGTGATTGCCTACGAGGCGCTGGCGGGCGTCCTACCGTTCGTCGGGGACTCCGTGGCCGCCATCATTCTGAAGGTGGGGATGGAAAAGGAGGCGCCCATCCAGACCCACTGCCCGGACCTCCCGGCGCACGTCGCGAACGCCGTCCATCGGGCGCTGTCAAAGGACGCGCAGCAGCGCTTTCCGTCCGCCGGCGCGTTCTACGCCGCCTTGGCCGAAGGCTTCGACGTCGTCTCGTATCAGTCGTTCCCTCATCCTGCTCAGCCACACACGGCGAGCCAGACACGGGCCGTCATCGGAGGCGCCGGCGTTGGGCTGCTCGCGCTAGCGGTGGTGCTCGGCGGCGGGTTCATGAGCTGGTCGCAGCGCGATGTAAGCGCGCACATCGACGGGAGGGGTGGCTCCGGCCCCGGCGGCGGTGCCCCGGCGCATGGCACCCCGGGCACGCCTCAGCCCGGGGTGGAGGGCGCGGGCGGGACCCAGCACCGAGCCTCGCTGTCGCTCGCGGACGCGGTGCGTCCGATCGCCGCGCCGCCGCGCTGCCGGGACGGACAGGTCTTGATCCCAGGAACAGGAACGGAGGCGGCCGGCTCCGGCCCCTTCTGCCTCGACCGCACCGAGGTCTCCATCGCGGCGTTTCGCGAGGCCAACAACTGCGCGAGCACGGGCTCCTGCGCCGCGCTGCCGACCGAGGCGGGCTGCACCAGCGACGAAGGCCTAGACCTAGCGAGCGGTGTCCCGGTCCTCGACAGGCCAGTCTCGTGCGTGCCGTACAACGCGGCCGTCGCGTACTGCGCGAGGCTAGGCGAGAGCTGCCGCTTACCGAGCGCGGCGGAGTGGGAGCGAGTCGCCTCCGCTGCGGGGCCGACGGCGGCATTCCGCGTGTTCGCCGTCAACGCGCCCGCAGACAGCGCCAACACCTTCGGGCTCTTGCACACGCAGGACAACCTGCGGGAGTGGGTGGCAGGCGACGAGCAACGCGACGGCCTCCGTCCTATTCGCGGCGACGGCTGGTTTCGGCGTGAGGCAGACCCCAGGTTCGAGTCCACGCTGGCCGACGCCGCGCGCCCGGCGAGTGATGTTGGATTCCGCTGCGCGTGCGGGGTCCCCATGGGAGACGAAGGATGA
- a CDS encoding RlmE family RNA methyltransferase, translating into MSGRRRSGGGNRRLQDTYGRRAKADGFPARSVYKLEEIDQKVRLFRRGQRVLDLGAAPGSWTMYAATKVGLEGKVYGVDIQPHRAALPPNAVIEVLDVHDLQLDTLGAFDVVISDMAPNTSGVRDADMYRSYELFMTALDVADRVLVQGGRFTGKIFQGKEFPDAQRAVRERYEECKVVRPKATRDESYEVFLVGLKKRAAPPDPAAAEPPEAPTPAEPVPE; encoded by the coding sequence TTGTCTGGTCGACGTCGCAGCGGCGGCGGCAACCGGCGACTCCAGGACACCTATGGCCGTCGCGCGAAAGCCGACGGCTTTCCTGCTCGTTCGGTCTACAAGCTGGAGGAGATCGACCAGAAGGTGCGGCTCTTCCGGCGCGGTCAGCGCGTGCTCGACCTGGGCGCGGCTCCCGGCTCGTGGACCATGTACGCGGCCACCAAGGTGGGCCTCGAGGGCAAGGTGTATGGCGTGGACATCCAGCCGCACCGCGCGGCCCTGCCCCCCAACGCCGTGATCGAGGTACTGGACGTGCACGACCTGCAGCTGGACACGCTCGGCGCGTTCGACGTGGTCATCAGCGACATGGCCCCGAACACCAGCGGCGTCCGCGACGCGGACATGTACCGCAGCTACGAGCTGTTCATGACGGCGCTCGACGTAGCCGACCGCGTGCTGGTGCAGGGCGGACGCTTCACCGGGAAGATCTTCCAGGGCAAGGAGTTCCCCGACGCGCAGCGCGCCGTGCGGGAGCGCTACGAGGAGTGCAAGGTGGTGCGCCCCAAGGCCACGCGCGACGAGAGCTACGAGGTGTTCCTGGTGGGCCTGAAGAAGCGCGCCGCGCCGCCTGACCCGGCCGCGGCGGAGCCCCCGGAGGCGCCCACGCCCGCCGAACCCGTCCCCGAATAG